The Pelosinus sp. IPA-1 genome window below encodes:
- a CDS encoding ABC transporter permease, with the protein MLLSFLENIGRHVIHAAENSGRIMILLFNTIYHFRKQPRMRHVLHQMAHLGVDSLPIVLLTILFTGMVITLQTANEFIKYGAQSSVGGVVAIAMARELAPVLTGVVVAGRVGAAITAEIGSMKVTEQIDALRVMAIDPIKYLVVPRFLACIVMLPMLVVFADIIGTLGGYLVATLYAGIGSFTYIHSIKLFAVVNDIMGGLVKAMFFGGIIAIIGCYKGLTAGEGAEGVGKATTASVVSSIILIFVSNYFLSLLIYR; encoded by the coding sequence ATGTTACTATCTTTCTTAGAGAATATTGGGCGGCACGTGATTCATGCTGCAGAGAACAGTGGTCGAATTATGATACTGCTTTTTAATACTATTTATCACTTTCGAAAACAGCCTAGAATGCGACATGTGCTGCATCAGATGGCACACCTTGGGGTGGATTCCTTACCTATTGTGCTGCTAACTATTTTATTTACAGGTATGGTTATTACTTTACAGACTGCCAATGAGTTTATTAAGTATGGTGCTCAGTCATCTGTAGGCGGTGTTGTGGCAATCGCCATGGCTAGGGAATTAGCACCAGTGCTAACAGGTGTAGTCGTCGCGGGACGGGTAGGGGCAGCAATTACCGCTGAAATTGGTTCCATGAAGGTGACAGAACAAATTGATGCTTTGAGAGTTATGGCAATTGATCCGATCAAATACCTAGTGGTTCCTAGATTTTTGGCCTGTATAGTTATGTTGCCGATGCTAGTAGTTTTTGCCGATATTATTGGTACATTAGGTGGATATTTAGTAGCAACTTTATATGCTGGTATTGGCTCTTTTACCTATATTCACTCCATTAAATTATTTGCAGTAGTCAATGATATAATGGGTGGCCTAGTTAAGGCTATGTTTTTTGGTGGTATCATTGCCATCATTGGCTGTTACAAAGGACTGACAGCTGGAGAAGGAGCAGAAGGTGTGGGTAAGGCCACCACTGCTTCCGTAGTGAGCTCTATTATTTTAATTTTTGTCAGCAATTATTTCCTATCGTTATTAATCTATCGTTGA
- a CDS encoding SpoIVB peptidase S55 domain-containing protein, with product MIVLQKIFRQCRLALLIFLLTLPVSSVWAAPEMMPVDDIKQGMQGIGKTVVSGTKLEEFGVEVLGVMKNKGPSGDLILVRTFGDVIDRTGGIAQGMSGSPVYINNKLVGAIAYGWSLTDHKIGMVTPIADMLKLWEMPDKYNASMQVEDNLPGFEEMATPLMVSGFSSNALSMLQDKLKPFNLTPYEVGAAPSDAEFGPLVPGGAVGVELVRGDSSVAALGTVTYVEGDKVLAFGHPFLKKGNIGYFMTNAYVFTTVMGLENSFKVGTTGEAVGLINQDRGAAVAGKLGRYPTIIPVRIMVKDNDTGKISDSAIQVVKDEQLSSILSATTVFNVIDKTIDRVGPGTAKVSFEISGRNMPVEVIRRENMFYSPASVGEAAVGEFLDAMTMISGNQYNPVDIMDVKVNVSISEERRTATIVEAKAKTLTAKPGETIDIGVKIKPFRGETITRVVPFTVPKEQPEGPLTLEVRGGGMVPIMQLLSKQQGLDEGLLLLAKPKQKNQGFSDVIKEFVERDRNNEIVVEVFDMGVENIMGGSKVSKNSVDNKSQENTLIEQTSHMKQEIQDSSTKEIKKQNKAKNRIATDYIIDGDTQVLVTVVKDKTK from the coding sequence ATGATAGTTTTGCAAAAAATATTCAGGCAGTGTCGTCTGGCACTGCTTATTTTTTTATTAACACTACCCGTATCTTCGGTATGGGCTGCCCCTGAAATGATGCCAGTAGATGACATTAAACAAGGCATGCAAGGTATAGGAAAAACCGTAGTTTCTGGTACGAAACTAGAAGAGTTTGGGGTAGAAGTGTTAGGGGTTATGAAAAATAAGGGCCCATCCGGGGACTTGATTCTAGTACGCACTTTCGGTGATGTCATTGATCGTACTGGAGGGATTGCCCAAGGAATGAGTGGCAGTCCCGTATACATTAATAATAAATTAGTTGGGGCTATTGCTTATGGTTGGTCTTTAACAGATCACAAAATTGGTATGGTTACTCCCATAGCCGATATGCTCAAGTTGTGGGAAATGCCTGATAAATACAATGCTTCTATGCAGGTAGAGGATAATTTACCAGGATTTGAAGAAATGGCTACTCCCTTAATGGTATCTGGCTTTAGCAGCAATGCCTTATCCATGCTGCAAGATAAACTGAAACCATTTAATTTAACACCGTACGAGGTGGGAGCTGCACCTTCCGATGCAGAATTTGGTCCTCTAGTACCAGGTGGTGCTGTAGGAGTAGAATTGGTTCGAGGCGATAGCAGTGTAGCCGCTTTAGGAACTGTTACTTATGTTGAGGGGGATAAGGTACTGGCCTTTGGACATCCCTTCCTAAAGAAGGGGAATATTGGCTATTTTATGACCAATGCGTATGTTTTTACTACTGTGATGGGATTAGAGAATTCATTTAAAGTGGGTACAACAGGAGAGGCCGTTGGTTTAATTAATCAAGATCGTGGTGCGGCGGTAGCCGGAAAACTAGGCAGGTACCCTACTATTATTCCTGTACGCATTATGGTAAAAGACAACGATACAGGGAAGATCTCAGATTCGGCAATTCAAGTGGTCAAGGATGAGCAATTATCCTCCATTTTATCTGCGACCACTGTATTCAATGTGATAGATAAAACGATAGACAGAGTGGGACCAGGGACTGCGAAAGTTAGCTTCGAAATTTCAGGACGAAATATGCCAGTAGAGGTCATTCGTCGGGAAAATATGTTCTATAGCCCCGCTAGCGTAGGTGAGGCTGCTGTAGGTGAATTTTTGGATGCTATGACGATGATCTCAGGCAATCAATACAATCCAGTTGATATTATGGATGTTAAAGTAAATGTTTCCATTAGTGAAGAGCGTCGTACCGCTACGATTGTTGAGGCCAAGGCTAAGACGCTTACGGCCAAACCTGGCGAGACAATAGATATAGGCGTTAAGATAAAGCCTTTTCGTGGTGAAACCATTACCCGCGTAGTACCCTTTACTGTTCCCAAAGAACAACCAGAAGGTCCTCTAACTTTAGAAGTGCGAGGCGGCGGCATGGTACCTATAATGCAACTATTATCCAAACAGCAAGGGCTTGATGAAGGCTTGTTGCTGCTTGCGAAACCAAAACAGAAGAATCAAGGATTTTCTGATGTTATTAAGGAATTCGTAGAACGTGACCGTAATAATGAGATTGTTGTAGAAGTGTTCGATATGGGCGTTGAGAATATTATGGGTGGCAGTAAAGTAAGCAAAAATAGCGTTGATAATAAAAGTCAAGAAAATACATTAATTGAGCAAACCAGTCATATGAAACAAGAGATACAAGATAGTAGCACTAAAGAGATTAAAAAACAAAATAAAGCCAAGAATCGTATTGCCACAGACTATATTATTGATGGCGATACGCAAGTTTTAGTTACAGTTGTAAAAGACAAAACTAAATAG
- a CDS encoding biotin attachment protein, with protein MLHKKRITVAVVALLLIAGSLLATASNIVDQKATLSGPVMANGLVTPGTVVHEGDILVRVGTLTGAVPASRATINGVVKEVLVAPGSKITVGDTVVRIEAGK; from the coding sequence ATGCTACACAAAAAAAGGATAACAGTAGCAGTAGTAGCATTACTACTGATAGCAGGTAGTTTGTTGGCTACGGCGAGTAATATAGTAGATCAAAAGGCAACTTTATCTGGACCCGTTATGGCAAATGGACTAGTGACTCCAGGAACTGTTGTTCATGAAGGTGATATTTTGGTACGTGTTGGCACGTTAACTGGGGCAGTCCCAGCATCAAGAGCCACAATAAATGGCGTCGTTAAGGAAGTATTAGTTGCACCTGGCAGTAAAATTACCGTAGGCGATACAGTTGTTCGTATTGAAGCCGGTAAATAG
- a CDS encoding phosphodiester glycosidase family protein yields MEEFPSDITVGRAPRTAIGQTKDGHILLVVVDGRQEHSIGMTLLELALLMQEFGAVDAMNLDGGGSSEMVIKGKIINKPSDGRERYVGDALIIAPKD; encoded by the coding sequence ATAGAAGAGTTCCCTTCAGATATAACTGTTGGTAGAGCACCACGAACGGCGATTGGCCAAACTAAAGATGGTCATATACTTCTCGTTGTTGTTGATGGTCGTCAAGAGCATAGTATTGGTATGACCCTCTTAGAATTAGCATTGTTGATGCAGGAATTTGGCGCTGTGGATGCAATGAATTTAGATGGTGGCGGTTCTAGTGAGATGGTAATAAAAGGTAAGATTATCAATAAGCCCTCAGATGGAAGAGAAAGGTATGTAGGCGATGCATTAATTATTGCTCCGAAGGATTGA
- a CDS encoding AMIN domain-containing protein, protein MKAYKRFYSILILLLLCSQIAWAAPNSSVLQNVRFSQTPDKVRIVFDVNELPAYTANLTANPDQIVLDFANASSAIKLPTLLLNDTAVKDLQLSEVQPGKQRVVINLKTSAVTYKVFTLAKPNRVVIDISKKVDQKYEEEISTGIKYTSLYRNTNAGPITAYVVDLSPSSAYQLKPVLSNDAIVDRECVLSMTERAKGIVGINASYFAPNGEILGLLKMGDQIVSTSAVGRTTLGILPNGQIMFDQIDYKGSVTLPDGRLVAITGVNHERGPDDLILYNNYYDNMTGTNEFGTDYIVSKDTITAIAHGNAVIPPGAVVLSAHGSNEKALAGLKVGDSIKISQSLGSAWDNTSYVLGAGPRLIKGSSVFLTSK, encoded by the coding sequence ATGAAGGCTTATAAACGGTTCTATAGTATTTTGATTTTATTACTCTTGTGTTCTCAAATTGCATGGGCTGCTCCAAACAGCTCTGTGCTGCAAAACGTTAGATTTAGCCAAACGCCGGATAAGGTAAGAATTGTATTTGATGTAAATGAACTACCAGCATATACGGCTAATCTAACTGCAAATCCAGATCAAATTGTACTTGATTTTGCTAATGCTAGTAGTGCAATCAAGTTGCCAACCCTGTTATTAAATGACACAGCAGTTAAGGATTTACAATTATCTGAAGTGCAGCCGGGCAAACAGCGGGTTGTTATTAACCTAAAAACATCTGCCGTTACCTATAAGGTATTTACATTGGCCAAACCAAATCGAGTAGTGATAGACATTTCCAAGAAAGTCGATCAAAAATACGAAGAAGAGATTAGTACGGGGATCAAATATACTTCGTTATATCGTAATACCAATGCAGGCCCTATAACTGCTTATGTAGTTGATTTATCTCCTAGCAGTGCTTATCAACTAAAGCCCGTACTCTCAAATGATGCAATTGTAGACCGGGAATGTGTTTTGTCAATGACTGAGCGTGCTAAAGGGATTGTTGGCATTAATGCTTCTTATTTCGCTCCAAATGGAGAAATTTTGGGTTTACTGAAAATGGGTGATCAAATAGTAAGTACCTCAGCCGTAGGGCGTACTACTTTAGGAATACTACCTAATGGCCAAATTATGTTTGATCAGATCGACTACAAGGGAAGCGTTACCTTACCAGATGGACGATTAGTTGCAATTACAGGTGTCAATCATGAAAGAGGCCCAGATGATCTGATTTTATATAATAATTACTATGACAATATGACAGGTACTAATGAGTTTGGTACAGATTATATTGTAAGTAAGGATACCATTACCGCAATCGCTCATGGTAATGCTGTCATACCTCCAGGGGCTGTTGTTTTATCCGCTCATGGTAGTAATGAAAAAGCATTAGCAGGTTTAAAAGTTGGTGATAGTATCAAAATTAGTCAGTCGCTAGGTTCAGCATGGGACAATACCAGTTACGTCCTTGGTGCAGGTCCAAGATTAATTAAAGGTAGTAGTGTATTTTTAACAAGTAAATAG
- a CDS encoding rod-binding protein, whose translation MEISGIGSTGMINTLNSAQTKANSDFADKLATETEKAKASKDDAKLKKTCQDMEAVFLNIMMTNMRKTVQKSKLVDTSQEDTMQSMLDSEITKNMAKAGGMGLADMLYRQLHVAAAPASQKSQAPK comes from the coding sequence ATGGAAATATCAGGAATAGGTTCAACTGGTATGATAAATACCTTGAATTCTGCACAGACTAAAGCAAATAGTGATTTTGCCGATAAATTGGCAACGGAAACAGAGAAGGCAAAGGCTTCAAAAGATGATGCCAAACTCAAAAAAACATGTCAAGACATGGAAGCAGTATTCTTAAATATAATGATGACCAATATGCGAAAAACAGTGCAAAAGTCTAAGTTAGTAGATACTTCGCAAGAAGATACTATGCAATCCATGTTAGATAGTGAAATTACAAAAAATATGGCAAAGGCTGGTGGTATGGGATTGGCGGATATGCTTTATCGCCAACTCCATGTTGCTGCAGCACCTGCCAGTCAAAAGTCCCAGGCACCGAAATAG
- a CDS encoding flagellar basal body P-ring protein FlgI has translation MRKLVVSVAIVICAISIMATAMASSAVTRIKDVAKVQGVRTNQLVGYGLVTGLAGTGDSNTLVQTRQSVANMLKSFGITVSEAQLKSKNVAAVMVTAQLPAFAKPGDTIDMTVSSMGDAKSLQGGILLQTPLKAANGQVYAVGQGPVSTGGYNASSGGSSQQKNFPTTGTTPNGAIVERDVPTQLVSSDGSITLSLSQPDFTTATRIADTIDSRFGSISTTKDPGTIIVTVPSGYGSNVVGFVAAIEELYINPDNIAKIVINERTGTIVMGSNVTIDEVAVAQGGLSISITKTTDVSQPPPFSNGSTVTTNNTTVDVKEDKANIMVLPSTASVGDVVRGLNAIGATPRDIISILQAIKASGALHADLQII, from the coding sequence ATGCGTAAGTTAGTGGTTAGTGTTGCAATTGTAATTTGTGCCATATCTATTATGGCAACTGCCATGGCATCTAGTGCAGTAACACGAATTAAAGACGTAGCAAAGGTGCAAGGTGTACGGACGAATCAATTGGTCGGTTATGGGCTAGTCACTGGTTTAGCCGGTACAGGTGATTCCAATACACTGGTCCAAACGAGACAGTCAGTGGCTAACATGTTAAAAAGTTTTGGGATAACAGTTTCTGAAGCCCAACTTAAATCTAAAAATGTAGCTGCCGTTATGGTTACAGCTCAATTACCAGCTTTCGCAAAACCTGGTGATACAATTGATATGACGGTTTCTTCTATGGGGGATGCCAAGAGTTTGCAAGGTGGTATTTTATTGCAAACGCCTCTAAAAGCCGCTAATGGTCAAGTCTATGCTGTAGGACAAGGTCCTGTTTCTACAGGTGGATATAACGCTAGTAGCGGTGGTAGTAGTCAACAAAAAAACTTTCCTACAACAGGTACAACTCCGAATGGGGCTATTGTAGAACGGGATGTCCCTACACAATTGGTATCTTCAGACGGATCAATTACCTTATCTTTGAGCCAGCCCGATTTTACGACAGCAACCCGTATTGCTGATACGATTGATAGTCGTTTTGGTTCCATTTCAACAACAAAGGACCCGGGAACGATAATTGTAACCGTACCAAGTGGATATGGAAGTAATGTAGTAGGTTTCGTGGCAGCAATAGAAGAGCTCTATATTAATCCTGATAATATAGCTAAAATTGTAATTAATGAACGTACAGGCACAATTGTTATGGGATCGAATGTAACCATTGACGAAGTTGCTGTTGCTCAGGGTGGACTTAGCATTAGTATTACAAAAACGACAGATGTATCTCAGCCACCACCTTTCTCTAACGGATCTACAGTGACAACGAATAATACTACAGTAGATGTGAAAGAAGATAAGGCAAATATTATGGTATTGCCATCTACGGCAAGTGTTGGAGATGTAGTTCGAGGATTAAACGCAATTGGCGCTACACCGCGAGATATTATCTCAATACTACAAGCAATAAAAGCATCTGGTGCTTTACATGCTGATTTACAGATCATTTAA
- a CDS encoding flagellar basal body L-ring protein FlgH translates to MFNLTKIIVSLALGFLCLGLTAASSVSAMSLWSDAGSANLFSDHKARAVGDSLTIIINENSSASRVGNASNSKSSSTSMNAGTGIFHGIASASAGNADSFTAKGSLANTNTVTAQMSAQVIEVKPNGTLVISGTQSIKQNGEEQKITVSGVVRPEDILSDNTVLSTYIGNAQIRVDGNGPIAKKQRQGIISQLFNFLF, encoded by the coding sequence ATGTTTAACCTAACAAAGATTATTGTTAGCTTGGCGTTAGGTTTCTTGTGTTTGGGGCTAACAGCAGCATCTTCAGTATCGGCTATGTCTTTGTGGAGTGATGCTGGGTCTGCCAATCTATTTAGTGACCATAAGGCTCGTGCAGTTGGCGACTCTCTTACGATCATCATTAATGAAAACTCTAGTGCGAGTCGTGTGGGGAATGCAAGCAATTCTAAATCCTCTAGTACGAGTATGAATGCAGGCACAGGGATCTTTCATGGTATAGCCTCTGCAAGCGCTGGTAATGCCGATTCTTTTACGGCAAAAGGATCACTTGCCAATACGAATACTGTTACAGCGCAAATGTCAGCTCAAGTTATTGAAGTGAAGCCGAATGGCACTTTAGTCATTTCCGGTACACAAAGCATTAAACAAAATGGCGAAGAACAAAAAATTACTGTTTCCGGTGTGGTTCGCCCCGAAGATATTCTGTCAGATAATACGGTATTATCTACTTATATAGGTAATGCGCAAATTCGAGTAGATGGCAATGGCCCTATTGCGAAGAAGCAACGGCAAGGAATTATAAGTCAGTTATTCAATTTCTTGTTCTAA
- the flgA gene encoding flagellar basal body P-ring formation chaperone FlgA codes for MGKKIGLLVLLQFCFSFHFALAQDIVVTIFEQARVTGSTITLGELADISGGSLEQVQGLGQLQLGAAPNPGSSFVLAKEVLNMRLAAAGADFGNIVWQIPNSVTITGNSQIINGQALIDQAMIAIRKQAGSNVLKEDLVISSLGHVQDVVAPLGNVTFSTSLPYGIRYNTPTTVLVTATVNEKEFAKAGLKFDVKLYRPVTVAAREVNAGEIVTEDTLRYERMDIGRLAAGYVMDKKKIVGLMARRPITLGTVLTDTMIIKPIAIKRGSTVTLVAHIASMEVTTIGQAMQDGCEGQLIRVRNTSSNKIVLGKVLNESTVEVPTYKGS; via the coding sequence ATGGGAAAGAAAATAGGGCTACTGGTTTTGCTGCAATTTTGCTTTTCCTTTCATTTCGCGCTCGCCCAGGATATTGTTGTGACAATTTTTGAACAGGCAAGAGTAACTGGTTCGACAATAACACTAGGAGAACTGGCTGATATTAGTGGTGGCAGTCTGGAACAAGTTCAAGGTTTGGGGCAATTGCAATTAGGTGCTGCGCCGAATCCTGGCAGTAGCTTTGTCTTAGCGAAAGAAGTACTTAACATGCGTTTAGCAGCGGCAGGTGCTGATTTTGGTAATATCGTTTGGCAAATTCCTAATAGTGTTACCATTACTGGGAATTCACAAATTATTAATGGACAAGCCTTAATTGACCAGGCTATGATAGCTATCAGGAAACAAGCTGGATCCAATGTTTTAAAGGAGGATCTTGTTATTTCATCTCTGGGGCATGTACAAGATGTAGTCGCTCCGTTAGGTAATGTTACTTTTAGCACTTCGTTGCCTTATGGCATTCGTTATAATACGCCGACAACTGTGTTGGTTACTGCCACTGTAAACGAAAAAGAATTTGCAAAAGCTGGACTGAAATTTGATGTGAAACTATATCGCCCAGTCACGGTGGCCGCTCGCGAGGTCAATGCTGGTGAAATCGTGACCGAAGATACTTTGCGCTACGAACGAATGGATATAGGTAGGTTAGCTGCGGGTTATGTTATGGATAAGAAAAAGATTGTTGGGTTAATGGCAAGGCGTCCAATTACGTTAGGTACAGTGCTAACGGACACTATGATAATTAAACCGATAGCAATCAAACGAGGCAGCACTGTTACCTTAGTCGCTCATATTGCGAGTATGGAAGTAACGACAATTGGACAAGCCATGCAAGATGGCTGCGAGGGGCAATTAATTCGTGTGAGAAATACCTCTTCTAATAAAATTGTTTTGGGAAAAGTATTGAATGAAAGCACCGTAGAGGTGCCTACATATAAAGGTTCATAA
- the flgG gene encoding flagellar basal-body rod protein FlgG — MMRALWTAASGMAAQQANVDVISNNLANVNTTGFKKVRNDFEDLMYQTIRQSGSSTGPDTQLPTGIQIGHGVRQVATQKVYTEGNFQTTGNALDVAIEGDGFFQVTMPDGTLAYTRDGSFKKDSTGRIVTSEGYPIEPAITIPEGATNVAISADGRVSAKLAGQTAPQDLGQLQLAVFVNPAGLDSMGKNLLKETAASGNAVVGNPGTDSAGTLVQNTLEMSNVAVVDEMVNMIVAQRAYELNSKAITTCDTMLEQAAQLKR; from the coding sequence ATGATGAGGGCATTATGGACAGCTGCTTCAGGTATGGCTGCCCAACAGGCAAATGTGGATGTTATCTCCAATAACTTGGCGAATGTTAATACCACAGGCTTTAAAAAAGTTCGTAACGATTTCGAAGATTTGATGTATCAAACGATTCGTCAATCCGGTTCATCTACTGGACCAGATACGCAGCTACCTACAGGAATACAAATTGGGCATGGCGTACGTCAAGTTGCTACACAAAAGGTTTATACAGAAGGTAACTTTCAAACTACAGGAAATGCGCTGGATGTGGCAATAGAAGGAGACGGCTTCTTTCAGGTCACTATGCCAGATGGTACGCTTGCCTATACTCGTGATGGCTCCTTTAAAAAGGATTCTACGGGCAGAATTGTTACTTCAGAAGGTTATCCAATAGAACCTGCTATTACTATTCCAGAGGGTGCAACTAACGTTGCTATATCGGCGGACGGTCGTGTATCAGCGAAACTTGCTGGCCAGACGGCTCCTCAAGATTTAGGACAACTCCAACTTGCTGTATTTGTTAATCCAGCTGGACTCGATAGTATGGGAAAAAATTTATTAAAAGAGACCGCTGCATCGGGTAATGCAGTAGTTGGCAACCCGGGAACTGATAGTGCAGGTACACTTGTGCAAAATACGTTAGAGATGTCTAATGTTGCCGTGGTTGATGAAATGGTAAATATGATAGTTGCTCAAAGAGCTTACGAATTAAATTCAAAAGCAATCACTACATGTGACACTATGCTTGAGCAAGCTGCCCAATTGAAACGTTAA
- the flgF gene encoding flagellar basal-body rod protein FlgF has translation MIRGLYTAASGMLAEAQRTDVISNNLANANTAGFKKDMTITKDFASMLISRVNDGPESPTIGSMGVGVMVDEVATDYSTGTIRTTGNDFDLAIEGRGFFAVETPQGKRYTRNGTFAKSAKGELVTSDGYRVLGQNGPIIINGGKMEVSSDGRVLVDNNEVGKLEITEFANEKALKKEGASLFLEPTGQRGQVATGGVRQGALEMANVNVIGEMVNLISNYRAYEINGKVIQSHDSLMGKAANDVGKL, from the coding sequence ATGATTCGTGGTTTGTACACCGCAGCGTCAGGTATGTTAGCAGAGGCACAGCGCACAGATGTTATTTCAAATAATTTAGCAAATGCTAATACTGCTGGCTTTAAAAAGGACATGACAATTACTAAGGATTTTGCAAGTATGCTCATTTCAAGAGTGAATGATGGTCCAGAATCTCCAACGATCGGTAGTATGGGTGTTGGGGTCATGGTGGATGAAGTGGCAACTGATTATTCTACTGGGACAATTAGGACAACAGGTAATGATTTCGACCTAGCAATTGAAGGAAGAGGCTTTTTTGCAGTAGAAACCCCTCAAGGCAAAAGATATACTCGCAATGGTACTTTTGCCAAGAGTGCAAAAGGTGAACTCGTTACCAGTGATGGGTATCGAGTACTGGGGCAAAATGGTCCAATTATTATAAACGGTGGAAAAATGGAAGTTAGCAGTGACGGACGGGTTTTGGTTGATAACAATGAAGTAGGCAAACTTGAAATAACTGAATTTGCAAATGAAAAAGCACTAAAAAAAGAGGGTGCAAGCTTATTTCTTGAACCTACTGGTCAACGAGGACAGGTAGCCACTGGTGGTGTAAGACAAGGAGCCTTAGAGATGGCCAATGTAAATGTAATTGGCGAAATGGTGAATTTGATCTCTAACTATCGTGCTTATGAAATTAACGGTAAGGTCATTCAATCTCATGACAGTTTAATGGGGAAAGCCGCAAATGACGTTGGCAAATTATAG